The sequence below is a genomic window from Bos javanicus breed banteng chromosome 5, ARS-OSU_banteng_1.0, whole genome shotgun sequence.
AAATTTATGGAGTTCCGGAGAATGAGTTTAAACATCGAAATGAGTTTTTACATTTGccaacatttaatgtaattatggCCTCTGTTTTCTAATGTGAATATCCAGCctaatatttttcagtttcattaatCCTCACAATCTGCTGCCTAAGCCTGGACTCTGAATTTATCATGGATAATGTTCAAGACCTGGAAAGAACATCAGGAGAGTTATCTTATATAAATGTTGCCCTAACTTTGCCTTTCCTCCACACTGTTGCTTGAGACTTCTTTATCTGGTTTCATCTTCCTTCTATGAGTCAGCATCCAAAACTAACCCCTGGGCTGCAATAATATCCTCACTTGAAAGAACCTACAAGTTCAGGGTCCATCAGTCTGCCCAAGCTGTGAGTGAGTGAGACCATTGtatctaattttagttttctaagctCTTGACCGTCCCAGTTCTTTACTGAGTTGGACTTGCCTTCAGGCCCCGTTCATTTTTTACTATAGGTTGTTTAATCTTGTAATTTATAAATGCTCCTCCTGTGTCTTTAGAATAATAGTAGCAGACCTGATTGTAATACAAAATGCCAACACCAGCACACGTTTTCTGTGCTGTTCTGTGCCTCTGAGGATCAGCTCCTAATTTTCTGTTCCCTTGTACAGTTTTTTCATCCACTGGTTGTTTTTCAAAGCAGTTAAGAGACCATGAGTGCCTTTTCATAGTCCAGTAAGTGacatcattgttttctttctggagctgtcttCAGAACTACTTACTCCTATTCTGACTGTTAGTTGTTCAGCTCTGTTTTATGTTAGTTTTGATATTTCCAAAGGGAAGGCCTGGTTATAAGTCTCAGGACCTGCCTTCACTTCATACAGTAGAGCATTTTGTTCTTGACCACAGATTGGTGGCCGCATTGGCGTtgaatatttcagatttttttgccCATTATTTCTCAAAGGTTCTTAGCCAGAATCCATTTGGCATGGAAAACATTTAACTTGAGGTCACAAGTTGTGCTATTTCTTGGCATTATCAGCCTATGAAAATGAATGGGGTCCATATACTCTTCTAATAAACTTACTATGCTTTAGTGCCAGTGAGCAgatattctgtttttaaatgaatggatgtAATTCCCTATGATGATGCTTCTCCTCTGACCCCTCCTGGAGTTGCACCATGTGGGTGGACAGGGGGCAACAGTAATTTCTATTTGAGAAAGTTTAACGCTTAGTATTGGAACATGGAAAACTGGCTATATTATGAATTTCTACATGATACCCAACCTCATATCCCCATAATTTCCTGTGAAAAGCCCTTTGAGTAAGCAGTTCTCCAATTATTTGTAAAAAGAACcaagttcatttcatttttccacTTCACTCAAGCCTCTCTTACCTTGACCAAGTCCATTCTTCTTTCCATTCCTTAGGGAAGTGGAGaaatgcttttttacatttctgaatGTTACTTGTAAATCGTTCCTGGTaatacttctttttctattttcaacaTTAACTTATCTGTGCATTGCATCTTATCTGACTTGTGCAagtaggtcttttttcttttggtttattttaaatgtaactcTTAGGAAAGTTGCCCTTGttcattcatcttttctttcctaaaagTTGCATACTTCACAATTACCTGTACCTTCCTCAAAGGGATTGTCAATATCTCGTTGAAGTGTCCTTCAGCATTTCTAAACCCCACTGTCGTTATGAAggtaaaatataagtaaataatcaGATCAACTTTTAAGCATTTCACTAACAGAATGAAgacattttcaatatatttagtatataaaatttaaacttcCTGCAAAAACTTTTCCTGCAGGAATTGTGACATTGCCTGtcctaaaaatatttgaagaacctTACCTTCCAGTGCAGTTTATGGCTTGTCATCTTCACAGTCAAAATGGACATATAAAGTTGAATGCCAAAAAAGTAATGTTAATGAATTTAAAGCAGTATTTAGAACACTTAAATTTTAACAGTTCTTCAAATTAGTGAATAtcttaataatgataaaaattccATCACCAGTGGACAGGTGGCAATTCCTCCTTATTTtcacctgtgaaagtgaaagttgttcagtcgtgtccgactctttgcgatcccatggactatacactccgtggaattttccaagccggaatactggagtgggtagcctttcccttctcctagggatcttcctaacccaggtctcctgagttacaggcagattctttaccagctgagccacaagggaagcccattttcaccTGTAGCCTTTAAGAAAGGCTTGATGGCATTAAAGCTGTTTTATGGGCAACTAATATAAGAAGTGTGCCTACTTTTACACTTCTGTGATTTTGAGCAAATTCAAAGAGCCCAACAAAATACACACCAAAAAATTATGCTCTCAAGATCTTTACTATCCCTGTCATCATTTCTGCTTAAACTGCAATACAACAGATTTTAGCCTGTCACCAGTTCAACCAGTAGGATGTTGTGGTCTCAAATGCCTGGCATGATCTGTCTTCCTCTGCATCCTGCTTTGTCTGTGCATTTTGTGACCGTAATTGAACCTAACCCTGACTTCATGTCGGCTTTCACCCTGTCTCAGTGTTACTAGGCCTGTTGGCATTTCACAAGTTCTCAtgaatttttgaagttttttttttttttaatgggaggtATTTTATATACTTCCCCAACTGACAGCTTTAATTCATGAATCAAATCGAATTAAGCTTAATGCACTTGCTACAGCTTCATCCCTAGTatatttacaaacagaaagagGAGGTGGTGACAAGACCCTCCTTTATTCCTTGCTGCCCTTCCAGTCCGCCCTTGGATCACTTCGCATTTCCACCTGGACGGTTGCTTCTCCACAGTGATTTCGCATTACAGGCgggttttccttctttgtttctcaGACCTGGTCCTGTAGACGGGAAGGAGCCTGGACACAGGGACCCCATTCTCAAAGGCCCTGCAGGACCGCCATGGCTTATGATGACTCCGTGAAGAAAGAAGGTATGACCCCTTAACCTGAGAAGCATTCCAAAGAGGGTGTCCTCTTCAATCCTTGCAGCCCATGGACATAGAGACCAGGACTGGCCATCACAGCCTGGACTCCCAAGTGATGACCCAGAGCACTAGTAAAACTTCACATCATCCCCAGACTGGGCCCATGGAAACGCAAACTGGGACAGGGTTCTAACCCGAGAGTCTGAGCCATAAGTCTCTAGTCTATGGGGTGATCCCCAGCAGCACTCGTGGTCCTTGCCAGCTCCAGTGTGCAGGAGCCTGGGGATAGGAACCACACAGTGGACGCCCACAGAGCAGCACAGCACATGAATCCTTATTCTTTTCAGCCTTACCTCTGCAAGTCCGTGTCCACCTGCCAAACCACAACCAAGAAACCATGTTTCAGGACGCACCTTGGGCCTTTGCATAGCATGGAAGCATTGTTTCTTCAGGTCTGATTCTTATTTGCAGCCAACTCGTCAGGACATAATGCTCACCCCCTCGGATCTAGCCCTGTGTTCCAGTGGACTTACCAAATGACATGATTCTAATTCGGAAATGGAGGGACTGTTGCATTTCATGGGTGGTGATGCAGTCGTGACTTACTTgactttctcatttcctttcccaAATGAACCTGTGCTTCTCAGATTGCTTTGATGGTGATCACAGCTTTGAGGACATAGGGCTAGCTGCTGGCCGAAGCCAACGAGAAAAGAAACGTTCTTACAAAGATTTTttgagggaagaggaagaaatcgCTGCTCAGGTCAGGAATTCTTCCAAGAAGAAATTAAAGGTAAATTCTAAACATTTGAATTAGGAATGTTTAAACTAGTTCATAGCGTGTTTCCTAGTATTCGAAGAAAGATGCTTCTTTGAAAAacgtttaaaaagaaagataagcatcattcacatctttttttttttttactatttcctGTGTGGTACTTTATTTCCAAAGTCAGAAATCGTCAGAAAACAACATTGGTTCCAAAGTGCCTGTGCCTCATCGTCTTATTCGTTGCTCAGTTCTCCTTCCTCTTGAATTCTAGGACAGTGAGCTTTACTTCTTGGGGACGGACACGCACAGGAAAAAGAGGAAGCACTCCTCCGATGACTACTACTATGGAGGTGAGGCTGGGGAGCGGCAGCAGGCGGGACAGACGCTTCACTGGTTCTTGGAGTCGGGGTAGGGGAGAGAGATCCAGATGTTGCTGACTCAGTGGCCTATTTAACAGGACAGTGGTTCTTGTTCTGAGTGCCGATAAACCAgtgtgaaggaggagagaggtGGAGGGCTGGTATTTTGGAGGATTCAGCATAGAAGAACAGTCTTCATTTGTGATACACCAGGTACCAGGTTCCTTCTCCCCCCAATCATCCACTTATCTTGCGCCCATTGTTATTAGCATCCCTCTTGCCATTTGTAGTCCTGGGCCCTCCAGCCTGCGCCTGTGGGTTCCTTCTCACTCCAGCGCGTATCCACTCACAAGACCAGCTTTTCTGAGCTATATTATGCACTTAGCTGACGAGACCGACTCTTTGCTAGAATGGATTTGTCCTGAACCCAGAAACAAATGAGGCTTTGTCTTCAGCGTAATCTAAAGTTGTAACTACGCGTAACCCCGCAGCCACAGTCCATCCTTCTGAGCATGCTGTCTTTGGTGGCTTGTGAAGACTCAGTGAAGAAAAACATCTTGAGTGGCAAGAACTGTCTTCAGGGTCAGAGGCAGGATCTACCAAGCCAAGAAGCACGTGGGCATCATCTCTGAATGTTTACAATCAGTTGAAGGGCCTCCCCTCCAGTCATTCCTGTTAGCCTCTTCCTCATCTTAGTTGGGGGTTTTTGGTGAGAGAGGAAACTTGCTAGAAGTTACTCTGCTATAGGGACAATTACTTCTCTTGATTACTTCTAGATATTTCGTCTTTGGAGCcgtcacagaagaaaaagaaaaagtccagCCCACAGTCTGCTGATACAGCTATGGACCTATTGAAAGCAATCACTTCCCCTCTGGCCACAGGGGCCAAACCCTCCAAAAAGATAGGAGAAAAGTCGTCCAGTTCCTCAAGCCATTCGGAGAGTAAGAAGGAACACCACAGGAAGAAAGTCAGCGGAAGCAGTGGGGAGCTGTCCCTGGAGGATGGCAGTTCCCACAAATCCAAAAAAATGAAACCGCTCTACGTGAACACAGAGACACTGACCCTCCGTGAGCCTGACGGCTTAAAGATGAAACTTATCCTCTCGCCCAAGGAGAAGGGGAGCAGCTCCGTTGACGAGGAGTCTTTTCAGTACCCCTCTCAACAAGGGACTGTGAAAAAATCTTCTAAGAAGTCAGCTCGGGATGAGCAGGGTGCTTTACTCCTAGGACACGAGTTACAGAGCTTTCTAAAAACAgcccggaagaagcacaagtcaTCCTCAGACCCACGTTCATCTCCTGGCCCCGAAGGCTGTGGCTCTGAGGCCTCCCAGTTCCCAGAATCCCACAGTGCTAACCTTGACCTTTCAGGGCTGGAACCTATCCTGGTAGAATCAGACTCCTCCTCTGGCGGGGAGCTAGAGGCTGGGGAGTTAGTGATCGATGATTCTTACCgggaaatcaaaaagaaaaagaagtcaaagaagAGCAAAAAGAAGAAGGACAAGGAGAAGCATAAAGAGAAGCGACACTCCAAGTCCAAGAGGAGTTCGGGGCTTCCCCCTGCTGCGGTGGCAGGAGAGGTCCCCGTGCCGCCTGTCCCCGCTCCCAGCCTCCCGTACGCCggagcccccgccccgcccccgccacttCCCAGCCTCCACACAGACGGGCACAacgagaaaaaaaagaaaagagaggagaaggacagagagagagaccgaGGAGAAAAGGTAAGGCATGTTTTTAAGTATGACGGAGGACAAGAGGTGAAGCAGGTTTTTTCCTTGACCATAGTAAGTGGACTTGGAATTAAGCAGGTGAACCATTGGGAATGTAGCAAGATAAATCCACTGGAACGATGCAAAGTATAAAAtagtgctgggcttccctggtggctcacgaaAGAACATTGCAGAATCTCtagtccactttttttttttttaacagaagcaACAGTTCTACTGAAATATAAatctgatggcttagatggtaaagaatctgcatgcaatgcaggacacccgggttcaatccctgggaacacccgctggagaagagatggctacccactccagtattcttgcctggaaatcccacggacagagaagcctggctggctacagtccatggtttgcaaagagtcagatacgactgagcaactaacacgttcACTCATAAAATAGTACCAATGGTACAGAAATAGGAGCCATCTTAATTATTCATGGGTTTTCATGAGAAAGTTGTTCTCCCACTGTGCCAAGCATGGGTTTAGAAATACCAAGGTTTTTTTTCTGACTGGCCCTTGGAATTCATAGAAGGAGCCAAACCCAATTTCTTTTACTCAGCAGTGCAGTCTGCCTAAGGCAGTTGAGAGAGATGAAAAGGTATTCATTCTGTGAGTTCATcttgaaaaacagattttttaaattagaatgacAAAATAAGGTAATGGCTTCCCACTAACTGATATTGGCTATGATGCGGTGTTCTTTTTAGTGTCAGAGATGTGTTCTGTCACCGTGTGAGTGCTTTCTGTGTGCCAAGACCAGTGCTGCCATATGAGTTAAGAGGTGGGAAGAGGAGCAAGGGGCCTATAGCTCTTGATCTCAGGAAGCTCACCATTTACTGAGAAGAAAGGAATAGAAATCAGATGccttggtttgatttctgtctcaCAACTCAAGAAATTTTCTAACAGTTACAGGTTTCCTTTAAAAGATAAACTTTTTCCCCCCAGTTATCAAAGTAGCATGTTATTTGTCTAGAAACTTAGAAATTCAGAATAGTAGAAAAAAATCTATCATAGTTTTTACC
It includes:
- the HMGXB4 gene encoding HMG domain-containing protein 4 isoform X3 encodes the protein MDLLKAITSPLATGAKPSKKIGEKSSSSSSHSESKKEHHRKKVSGSSGELSLEDGSSHKSKKMKPLYVNTETLTLREPDGLKMKLILSPKEKGSSSVDEESFQYPSQQGTVKKSSKKSARDEQGALLLGHELQSFLKTARKKHKSSSDPRSSPGPEGCGSEASQFPESHSANLDLSGLEPILVESDSSSGGELEAGELVIDDSYREIKKKKKSKKSKKKKDKEKHKEKRHSKSKRSSGLPPAAVAGEVPVPPVPAPSLPYAGAPAPPPPLPSLHTDGHNEKKKKREEKDRERDRGEKPKKKNMSAYQVFCKEYRVTIVADHPGIDFGELSKKLAEVWKQLPEKDKLVWKQKAQYLQHKQNKAEATTVKRKASSSEGSMKVKASSMGVLSPQKKSPPTAMLLPASPAKAPETEPIDVAAHLQLLGESLSLIGHRLQETEGMVAVSGSLSVLLDSIICALGPLACLTTQLPELNGCPKQVLSNTLDNIAYIMPGL
- the HMGXB4 gene encoding HMG domain-containing protein 4 isoform X1, translating into MAYDDSVKKEDCFDGDHSFEDIGLAAGRSQREKKRSYKDFLREEEEIAAQVRNSSKKKLKDSELYFLGTDTHRKKRKHSSDDYYYGDISSLEPSQKKKKKSSPQSADTAMDLLKAITSPLATGAKPSKKIGEKSSSSSSHSESKKEHHRKKVSGSSGELSLEDGSSHKSKKMKPLYVNTETLTLREPDGLKMKLILSPKEKGSSSVDEESFQYPSQQGTVKKSSKKSARDEQGALLLGHELQSFLKTARKKHKSSSDPRSSPGPEGCGSEASQFPESHSANLDLSGLEPILVESDSSSGGELEAGELVIDDSYREIKKKKKSKKSKKKKDKEKHKEKRHSKSKRSSGLPPAAVAGEVPVPPVPAPSLPYAGAPAPPPPLPSLHTDGHNEKKKKREEKDRERDRGEKPKKKNMSAYQVFCKEYRVTIVADHPGIDFGELSKKLAEVWKQLPEKDKLVWKQKAQYLQHKQNKAEATTVKRKASSSEGSMKVKASSMGVLSPQKKSPPTAMLLPASPAKAPETEPIDVAAHLQLLGESLSLIGHRLQETEGMVAVSGSLSVLLDSIICALGPLACLTTQLPELNGCPKQVLSNTLDNIAYIMPGL
- the HMGXB4 gene encoding HMG domain-containing protein 4 isoform X2; this translates as MAYDDSVKKEDCFDGDHSFEDIGLAAGRSQREKKRSYKDFLREEEEIAAQVRNSSKKKLKDSELYFLGTDTHRKKRKHSSDDYYYGDISSLEPSQKKKKKSSPQSADTAMDLLKAITSPLATGAKPSKKIGEKSSSSSSHSESKKEHHRKKVSGSSGELSLEDGSSHKSKKMKPLYVNTETLTLREPDGLKMKLILSPKEKGSSSVDEESFQYPSQQGTVKKSSKKSARDEQGALLLGHELQSFLKTARKKHKSSSDPRSSPGPEGCGSEASQFPESHSANLDLSGLEPILVESDSSSGGELEAGELVIDDSYREIKKKKKSKKSKKKKDKEKHKEKRHSKSKRSSGLPPAAVAGEVPVPPVPAPSLPYAGAPAPPPPLPSLHTDGHNEKKKKREEKDRERDRGEKVWKQKAQYLQHKQNKAEATTVKRKASSSEGSMKVKASSMGVLSPQKKSPPTAMLLPASPAKAPETEPIDVAAHLQLLGESLSLIGHRLQETEGMVAVSGSLSVLLDSIICALGPLACLTTQLPELNGCPKQVLSNTLDNIAYIMPGL